In one Massilia endophytica genomic region, the following are encoded:
- a CDS encoding CBS domain-containing protein, translating into MKVSEILQVKGNILYTITPDQPLVEAANTMAEKDIGSLVVMEYGDLVGMLTFREVLKALHANQGSVGGGTVRKHMDDHPITVTPDTEVNEVRRIMLEKHARYLPVMNAKTLLGVISFYDVARAVLEAQSFENRMLKAYIRDWPAEEDQAAN; encoded by the coding sequence ATGAAAGTCTCCGAAATTCTCCAGGTTAAAGGCAACATCCTGTACACCATCACCCCGGACCAGCCGCTGGTGGAGGCGGCGAACACGATGGCTGAAAAGGATATCGGCTCGCTGGTGGTGATGGAATACGGCGATCTGGTCGGCATGCTGACCTTCCGCGAAGTGCTCAAGGCGCTGCACGCGAACCAGGGTTCCGTGGGGGGAGGCACGGTGCGCAAGCACATGGACGACCATCCCATTACGGTGACGCCGGATACGGAAGTGAACGAGGTGCGCCGCATCATGCTGGAAAAGCACGCGCGCTACCTGCCTGTGATGAATGCCAAGACCCTGCTCGGCGTGATTTCCTTCTACGACGTGGCGCGTGCCGTGCTCGAAGCGCAGAGCTTCGAGAACCGCATGCTCAAGGCCTACATCCGCGACTGGCCGGCGGAGGAAGACCAGGCCGCGAACTGA
- a CDS encoding EAL domain-containing response regulator produces the protein MPDQDDLVFLDESPVPAPAGTPRHVWRVMIIDDDEDVHSTTTFALGSLEMQGRPLEFVHAYSAAQAREMLQYEHDIAVILLDVVMEQDDAGLHLVRHIREILKLSDVRIILRTGQPGYAPEIDAIRDFDINDYKTKSELTRIKLYTTVTAAIRSYEQIRKISDSRRGLNQIVHAGTELMALHGVRNFAAGVLSQAASLLGQQANGVLCVQDCPDDDCSALEVLAAMGSLHNLGSRDPLSSAAHVVQGMAQAVAQRRNVYTGDALALYFAGKSSRVFVAWLLMPRPPTELEDRLLEVFCANVAVGLDNVELLSHLHKAAFYDSLSKLPNRTRLIEILDATLSGPARDDATLSLVDLDHFAETNDALGHEFGDTLLVAVANRLQTSLGQQLTVARIGGDIFGVLGDASQVHPEAILELFQRPFSIEGQDVRLSATLGLVRLCEHDGNGSDALKDADIALKRAKSQQRAGHFYFTRSMGVEIRERVRMMHALRKAYAQNELFVMYQPQMDLLTRRPIGAEALLRWRTPDGKFVSPDRFIPIAEYSGLIIEIGETVMRTALRELVALRAAGHQDFTMSVNVSQVQFRHPQFLDMLRRALADTGAPPEYVELEITESMAMEEPNLLIEMLAQIKQTGVTIAIDDFGTGFSSLSYLQRLQIDRLKIDRAFVTEITGSARGSSIAEMVIQLGQNLGLTVIAEGVEDERQAQILYALGCPLAQGFLFARPMAADTLDEWLANDALQGAA, from the coding sequence ATGCCTGATCAGGACGATTTGGTATTCCTGGATGAAAGCCCGGTTCCGGCCCCAGCCGGCACACCGCGCCATGTGTGGCGGGTGATGATCATCGACGACGATGAGGACGTGCATTCGACCACGACGTTCGCTCTCGGCAGCCTTGAAATGCAAGGCCGCCCGCTGGAGTTCGTGCACGCCTATTCGGCAGCCCAGGCAAGGGAAATGCTCCAGTACGAGCACGATATCGCCGTGATCCTGCTGGACGTGGTGATGGAGCAGGACGATGCCGGCCTGCACCTCGTGCGACATATCCGCGAAATCCTGAAGCTGAGCGATGTGCGCATCATCCTGCGCACCGGACAGCCGGGCTATGCGCCCGAAATCGACGCCATCCGCGATTTCGACATCAACGATTACAAGACCAAGTCCGAACTCACGCGCATCAAGCTGTACACCACGGTGACGGCCGCCATCCGCTCCTACGAGCAGATTCGCAAGATCAGCGACAGCCGCCGGGGCCTGAACCAGATTGTCCACGCAGGCACGGAGCTCATGGCCCTGCACGGCGTGCGCAATTTCGCCGCGGGCGTGCTCTCGCAGGCGGCGAGCCTGCTGGGGCAGCAGGCCAATGGCGTGCTGTGCGTGCAGGACTGCCCGGACGACGATTGCAGCGCGCTGGAAGTGCTGGCCGCCATGGGCAGCCTGCACAACCTTGGCAGCCGCGATCCCCTGTCGAGCGCAGCGCATGTGGTGCAAGGCATGGCCCAGGCGGTCGCGCAGCGCCGCAATGTCTACACGGGCGACGCGCTGGCCCTGTACTTCGCGGGCAAATCCAGCCGCGTCTTCGTTGCCTGGCTGCTCATGCCGCGCCCTCCGACCGAACTGGAAGACCGCCTGCTGGAAGTTTTCTGCGCCAACGTGGCGGTGGGCCTCGACAACGTGGAGCTGCTGTCCCACCTGCACAAGGCAGCCTTCTACGATTCGCTCTCGAAGCTGCCCAACCGCACGCGCCTGATCGAGATCCTGGACGCCACGCTGTCGGGTCCCGCGCGCGACGACGCCACCCTGTCGCTGGTGGACCTCGACCACTTCGCCGAAACCAACGACGCGCTGGGCCACGAGTTCGGCGACACCCTGCTGGTGGCAGTGGCCAACCGCCTCCAAACGAGCCTTGGCCAGCAGCTGACCGTCGCCCGCATCGGCGGCGACATCTTCGGCGTGCTGGGCGACGCGTCCCAGGTGCATCCGGAGGCGATTCTCGAACTGTTCCAGCGCCCCTTCAGCATCGAAGGCCAGGACGTGCGCCTTTCCGCCACCCTTGGCCTGGTGCGCCTGTGCGAACACGATGGCAATGGGTCGGACGCGCTGAAGGACGCGGATATCGCCCTGAAGCGCGCCAAGTCGCAGCAGCGCGCGGGCCACTTCTACTTCACGCGCAGCATGGGTGTGGAGATCCGCGAGCGGGTGCGCATGATGCACGCGCTGCGCAAGGCCTATGCCCAGAATGAGCTGTTCGTGATGTACCAGCCGCAGATGGACCTGCTCACGCGCCGCCCCATCGGCGCCGAAGCCCTGCTGCGCTGGCGCACGCCGGACGGCAAGTTCGTGTCGCCCGACCGCTTCATTCCGATTGCCGAATATTCAGGCCTCATCATCGAGATCGGCGAAACGGTCATGCGCACCGCGCTGCGCGAACTGGTGGCCCTGCGGGCTGCGGGGCATCAGGACTTCACCATGTCCGTCAACGTGTCGCAGGTGCAGTTCCGGCACCCGCAGTTCCTGGACATGCTGCGCCGCGCCCTGGCCGATACCGGCGCGCCGCCCGAATATGTGGAGCTGGAGATCACCGAATCCATGGCCATGGAAGAGCCGAACCTGCTGATCGAGATGCTGGCCCAGATCAAGCAGACCGGCGTCACCATCGCCATCGACGATTTCGGCACCGGCTTCTCTTCCCTCTCCTACCTGCAGCGCCTGCAGATCGACCGGCTGAAGATCGACCGCGCCTTCGTTACCGAAATCACGGGTTCGGCGCGCGGCAGCAGCATCGCCGAAATGGTGATCCAGCTGGGGCAGAATTTGGGATTGACGGTGATTGCGGAAGGCGTGGAGGACGAGCGCCAGGCGCAGATCCTGTACGCTCTTGGGTGCCCGCTGGCGCAGGGCTTCCTGTTTGCGCGTCCAATGGCGGCGGACACCCTGGACGAATGGCTGGCGAACGACGCCCTGCAGGGCGCCGCCTGA
- the aroC gene encoding chorismate synthase yields MSGNSFGKLFSVSTFGESHGPAIGCVIDGCPPGLALSEADIQPELDRRKPGTSRHVTQRQEPDAVQILSGVYQGVTTGTPIALLIKNEDQRSKDYGNIAESFRPGHADYTYWHKYGVRDPRGGGRSSARLTAPVVGAAAIAKKWLKEHYGTEFFGCMRQLGDIEVPFQDWAHVPSNPFFAATADADLIARMESYMDELRKAGDSIGARIDVVATRVPVGLGQPIYDKLDADIAYAMMGINAVKGVEIGAGFASVAQRGSEHGDELTPQGFASNHAGGVLGGISTGQDITVSIAIKPTSSIRTPRRSIDKEGNPVMVETFGRHDPCVGIRATPIAEAMLALVLMDHALMHRAQCGDVRVNTPDIARR; encoded by the coding sequence ATGTCTGGCAATTCCTTCGGCAAGCTCTTCTCGGTCAGTACTTTCGGCGAATCCCACGGTCCGGCCATCGGCTGCGTGATCGATGGCTGCCCGCCCGGCCTGGCGCTGTCGGAAGCGGACATCCAGCCGGAGCTGGACCGCCGCAAGCCGGGCACCTCGCGCCACGTAACGCAGCGACAGGAACCGGATGCGGTCCAAATCCTGTCGGGCGTCTACCAGGGCGTCACGACCGGCACGCCGATTGCGCTGCTGATCAAGAACGAGGATCAGCGCAGCAAGGACTACGGCAACATCGCCGAAAGCTTCCGTCCCGGCCACGCAGACTACACCTACTGGCACAAATACGGCGTGCGCGACCCGCGCGGCGGCGGCCGTTCCTCGGCGCGCCTGACGGCGCCGGTGGTGGGCGCGGCGGCCATTGCGAAGAAATGGCTCAAGGAGCACTATGGCACGGAGTTCTTCGGCTGCATGCGCCAGCTGGGCGACATCGAAGTGCCGTTCCAGGACTGGGCCCACGTTCCATCGAACCCGTTCTTCGCAGCGACGGCCGACGCGGACCTGATCGCGCGCATGGAAAGCTATATGGACGAGCTGCGCAAGGCCGGCGACTCCATCGGCGCGCGCATCGACGTGGTGGCGACCAGGGTGCCGGTGGGCCTGGGCCAGCCCATCTACGACAAGCTGGATGCCGACATCGCCTACGCCATGATGGGCATTAACGCCGTGAAGGGCGTGGAGATCGGCGCAGGCTTTGCATCGGTGGCCCAGCGCGGCTCCGAGCATGGCGACGAACTCACGCCGCAGGGCTTCGCCAGCAACCACGCGGGCGGCGTTCTGGGCGGGATTTCGACGGGGCAGGACATCACCGTATCCATCGCCATCAAGCCCACCTCGTCCATCCGCACGCCGCGCCGCTCCATCGACAAGGAAGGCAATCCCGTGATGGTGGAGACCTTCGGCCGCCACGATCCCTGCGTCGGCATCCGCGCCACGCCGATTGCGGAAGCCATGCTGGCCCTGGTGCTCATGGACCACGCCCTCATGCATCGCGCCCAGTGCGGCGATGTGCGCGTGAACACCCCGGATATCGCCCGCCGCTAA
- a CDS encoding MFS transporter: MPAQAVSFALFLFCYYAHAGTFSTYASLFFAAKGMSVAQIGVLMSLIQVMRIFGPNVWGYVADHSERRVFVLRLTGIAALTALSGFFFGTAFAHLFAAMVLLNLFTSAQGPICEALMMSEMRGDLSYYGRIRLWGSIGFILSVMGAAFVLDQYGVLALPWVAGALLVCVLLAALRLKEVPRIPHAGPPPVLMQVLRKREVQMFFLSTALMVAAHMAVYTFYSLYLERHGYSKAVIGAMWSLGVTAEVLLFYFQGNMMRRWGARKMMYLALGVAALRFAMIGSLADSLAWLVVAQVLHAATFALHHSAAVTTMQRWFAGPLQARGQALYISLSYGLGGSLGSLFLTRCWENLGPASVYYVAAGLAALAAAAAMLCFRFQRLDA, encoded by the coding sequence ATGCCTGCACAAGCTGTCAGTTTCGCGCTTTTCCTCTTCTGCTATTACGCCCACGCTGGCACTTTCTCCACCTACGCCAGCCTGTTCTTCGCCGCCAAGGGCATGAGCGTGGCGCAGATCGGCGTTCTGATGTCGCTGATCCAGGTCATGCGCATCTTCGGTCCGAATGTCTGGGGCTATGTGGCCGACCATTCCGAACGCCGCGTCTTCGTGCTGCGCCTGACGGGCATTGCGGCGCTGACCGCATTATCCGGCTTCTTCTTCGGCACCGCCTTCGCGCACCTGTTCGCGGCCATGGTGCTGCTGAATCTCTTCACGAGCGCCCAGGGACCGATCTGCGAGGCGCTGATGATGTCCGAAATGCGGGGAGACCTGAGCTACTACGGGCGCATCCGCCTCTGGGGCTCGATCGGCTTCATTCTCTCGGTGATGGGCGCGGCCTTTGTGCTGGACCAGTACGGGGTACTGGCCTTGCCGTGGGTGGCGGGCGCCTTGCTCGTATGCGTCCTGCTGGCCGCGCTGCGCCTGAAGGAGGTGCCGCGCATTCCCCATGCGGGGCCGCCGCCGGTGCTCATGCAGGTGCTGCGCAAGCGCGAGGTGCAGATGTTCTTCCTCTCGACAGCCCTCATGGTCGCGGCGCACATGGCCGTCTACACCTTCTATTCGCTGTACCTTGAGCGGCACGGCTACAGCAAGGCCGTGATCGGGGCCATGTGGTCGCTCGGCGTGACGGCGGAAGTGCTGCTGTTCTACTTCCAGGGGAACATGATGCGGCGCTGGGGCGCGCGGAAGATGATGTACCTTGCGCTTGGTGTGGCGGCGCTGCGCTTCGCCATGATCGGCAGCCTGGCCGATTCGCTGGCATGGCTGGTGGTGGCCCAGGTGCTGCATGCGGCCACCTTCGCGCTGCATCACTCGGCAGCCGTCACCACCATGCAGCGCTGGTTCGCGGGCCCATTGCAGGCGCGCGGCCAGGCCTTGTATATCAGCCTGTCCTACGGCCTGGGCGGTTCGCTGGGGAGCCTCTTCCTCACGCGATGCTGGGAGAATCTGGGACCCGCCTCCGTGTACTACGTGGCGGCAGGGCTGGCGGCGCTGGCTGCGGCGGCGGCAATGCTCTGCTTCCGCTTCCAGCGCCTGGACGCTTGA
- a CDS encoding HDOD domain-containing protein gives MNMPFDSDTSPGEQTLALLWERTRSRGDMPAFAKAISSILGAMRGEDDSEFSMTETVLSDPVLTQKVLRLANSSMYSAFGQHVNTVTKAVLVLGTEAIGHLALGLKLIEELSVASPDTTLAHIEMEKAVLAGMVAREVATSAASRHAEEAVVCSMLHTLGRMMVTFYMPEVWARMQQRTGIGREDMASLELLGITLEEIGRSTAEHWGLPKNLVAGMRTVEPSADGAQLSHADWIAGVSTLSRLCAAALWNDDEAGAAEVARLAERYSGMVGVAPDKMHTAIGHARAAAAADLSIAPLSRPAERRAKALAKTRQRAAGNKILLRGLADMRDMADAASPGQMVSAALEIVYKGLDFSRAVAFVRSRRDGQYAAKMSFGEGVRDLMPQMVFDEAYEPNVFHAALSSDRVIFIENARDGKFASKLPQWWKGTLATARSFVILPLSANGQPAGFLYGDWDESFPPIQLSQTEFGLLNDMRALVVKTVERRQQLETLSSRAA, from the coding sequence ATGAACATGCCATTCGACTCCGATACCTCTCCCGGCGAACAGACGCTCGCCCTGCTGTGGGAACGCACGCGCAGCCGCGGCGACATGCCGGCCTTCGCCAAGGCCATCAGCTCCATCCTGGGCGCCATGCGCGGCGAAGACGACAGTGAATTCAGCATGACGGAAACGGTGCTCTCCGATCCCGTTCTCACGCAGAAGGTGCTGCGCCTTGCAAACAGCAGCATGTATTCGGCCTTCGGCCAGCACGTGAACACCGTGACCAAGGCGGTGCTGGTGCTGGGCACGGAGGCCATCGGCCACCTGGCGCTGGGATTGAAGCTGATCGAGGAGCTGTCCGTCGCCTCGCCCGATACCACCCTCGCCCACATCGAAATGGAGAAGGCCGTACTGGCCGGGATGGTGGCGCGCGAAGTGGCCACCAGCGCCGCCAGCCGCCATGCCGAGGAAGCCGTGGTGTGCTCCATGCTGCATACCCTGGGCCGCATGATGGTGACCTTCTACATGCCCGAGGTCTGGGCGCGCATGCAGCAGCGCACCGGCATCGGGCGCGAAGACATGGCCTCGCTGGAACTGCTGGGCATCACCCTCGAAGAGATCGGCCGTTCGACGGCCGAACACTGGGGCCTGCCGAAGAACCTGGTGGCGGGCATGCGCACGGTGGAGCCTTCCGCCGATGGCGCGCAGCTCAGCCACGCGGACTGGATCGCCGGTGTCTCCACCCTTTCGCGCCTGTGCGCCGCCGCGCTGTGGAACGACGACGAAGCCGGCGCCGCCGAAGTGGCGCGCCTGGCGGAGCGCTACTCCGGCATGGTGGGCGTGGCGCCGGACAAGATGCACACGGCTATCGGCCATGCGCGCGCCGCAGCCGCGGCCGACCTTTCCATCGCTCCGCTGTCCCGCCCTGCCGAGCGCCGCGCCAAGGCCCTGGCCAAGACGCGCCAGCGCGCCGCGGGCAACAAGATCCTGCTGCGCGGCCTGGCCGACATGCGCGACATGGCCGATGCGGCCAGCCCGGGCCAGATGGTGTCGGCCGCGCTGGAAATCGTCTACAAGGGGCTGGACTTCTCGCGCGCCGTGGCCTTCGTGCGCAGCCGCCGCGACGGCCAGTATGCAGCCAAGATGAGCTTCGGCGAGGGCGTGCGCGACCTCATGCCGCAGATGGTGTTCGACGAGGCCTATGAACCGAACGTCTTCCACGCTGCCCTGAGCAGCGACCGCGTGATCTTCATCGAGAACGCGCGCGACGGCAAGTTCGCGTCAAAATTGCCGCAATGGTGGAAAGGCACGCTGGCGACGGCGCGCAGCTTCGTCATCCTGCCGCTATCGGCGAACGGACAGCCTGCCGGTTTCCTGTATGGCGACTGGGACGAGTCCTTCCCGCCCATCCAGCTTAGCCAGACCGAGTTCGGCCTGCTGAACGATATGCGGGCGCTGGTGGTGAAGACGGTGGAACGCCGCCAGCAGCTCGAAACCCTGAGCAGCCGCGCCGCCTGA
- a CDS encoding putative bifunctional diguanylate cyclase/phosphodiesterase codes for MFRLNMAGQILFASRRSAAALAQAQELRGQLLTSLVCEFDQGTLKGALTDVMQVQPVSRVETRLRCGELEVWFELRISAYANAAGVRELLVVGRDMTTQHATEERLRHMATHDALTELPNRLLLSDRLRMTIAQARRSGQGFAVATVGLDSFKKVNDGLGHPIGDAVLRMASARLRKTLRDSDTLARVGGDEFVAILPGTFNDAQIKLVTGRLLATLQSPFEIEGHTIYIGASIGVSVYPEHAEDEIRLVAMADAAMSRAKQTGKARSLVYSPRDNGPPEHDISLEAAMFQAVREGEFMLYYQPIVDARSREIEGFETLMRWKHPTLGMVPPSRFIPIAETNGLISLLGAWALKSACVQLKQFQETAKRPLYISVNISPRQFRSDKFLEVLDDAIAFSGLSGEQLVLEITEGTLMIDPVHAEVILSKMAERKARIAIDDFGTGYSSLAYLKRFPISVLKIDRAFIRDLPTSQKDAAICNAVLDLAKHLDLSVVAEGVENEEQLHYIKERGCRYIQGFLTGKPMAANVAVAALRDSTYASLLPEELRQVAQ; via the coding sequence GTGTTCCGCCTCAACATGGCGGGACAAATCCTGTTCGCCAGCCGGCGCAGCGCTGCGGCCCTGGCCCAGGCTCAGGAACTGCGTGGACAGCTTCTCACCTCCCTCGTCTGCGAATTCGACCAGGGCACGCTGAAAGGCGCGCTGACGGACGTGATGCAGGTGCAGCCCGTGAGCCGGGTGGAGACCCGCCTGCGCTGCGGCGAGCTGGAAGTGTGGTTCGAACTTCGCATCTCGGCCTATGCCAACGCGGCGGGTGTGCGCGAGCTGCTCGTGGTGGGCCGGGACATGACGACCCAGCACGCTACCGAAGAACGCCTGCGCCACATGGCCACGCACGACGCGCTGACCGAGCTTCCCAACCGCCTGCTTCTGTCCGACCGCCTGCGCATGACCATCGCCCAGGCGCGCCGCTCCGGCCAGGGCTTCGCCGTGGCCACGGTGGGCCTGGACAGCTTCAAGAAGGTGAACGACGGCCTTGGCCACCCCATCGGCGACGCCGTGCTGCGCATGGCGTCCGCCCGCCTACGCAAGACGCTGCGCGACAGCGACACCCTGGCGCGCGTGGGCGGCGACGAGTTCGTGGCCATCCTGCCCGGCACCTTCAACGACGCCCAGATCAAGCTGGTGACCGGCCGCCTGCTGGCCACCCTGCAGTCGCCCTTCGAGATCGAGGGCCACACTATTTATATCGGCGCCTCCATCGGCGTATCGGTCTATCCCGAACACGCGGAAGACGAGATCCGCCTGGTGGCCATGGCCGATGCGGCCATGTCGCGCGCCAAGCAGACCGGCAAGGCGCGCAGCCTGGTGTACAGCCCGCGCGACAATGGGCCGCCGGAACACGACATCTCGCTGGAGGCGGCCATGTTCCAGGCCGTGCGCGAGGGCGAATTCATGCTGTACTACCAGCCCATCGTGGACGCGCGCTCGCGCGAGATCGAGGGCTTCGAGACCCTGATGCGCTGGAAGCACCCTACCCTGGGCATGGTGCCGCCGTCGCGCTTCATTCCCATCGCCGAGACCAATGGCCTTATCAGCCTGCTCGGCGCCTGGGCGCTGAAGTCGGCCTGCGTGCAGCTCAAGCAGTTCCAGGAAACGGCCAAGCGCCCGCTCTACATCTCGGTCAATATCAGTCCGCGCCAGTTCCGCAGCGATAAGTTCCTGGAAGTGCTGGACGATGCCATCGCCTTCTCCGGCCTGTCCGGCGAACAGCTGGTGCTGGAGATTACGGAGGGTACGCTGATGATCGACCCGGTCCACGCGGAAGTGATCCTGTCCAAGATGGCCGAGCGCAAGGCGCGCATCGCCATCGACGATTTCGGTACGGGCTACTCCTCGCTCGCCTACCTCAAGCGCTTCCCGATCTCCGTACTGAAGATCGACCGCGCCTTTATCCGCGACCTGCCCACGTCCCAGAAGGACGCGGCGATCTGCAACGCAGTGCTCGACCTGGCCAAGCACCTGGACCTGTCCGTGGTGGCCGAAGGCGTCGAGAATGAAGAACAGCTCCACTACATCAAAGAGCGCGGCTGCCGCTATATCCAGGGCTTCCTGACCGGGAAGCCCATGGCCGCCAACGTGGCGGTAGCGGCGCTGCGCGACAGCACTTACGCCAGCCTGCTGCCTGAAGAACTGCGACAGGTGGCCCAATGA
- a CDS encoding isovaleryl-CoA dehydrogenase, protein MNQFDTHEVFNQAAAFEDINLFEADIPLQEALAREGAGASRAGLSELGARLGRAETLALARMANENGPVLHRFDRSGRRIDQVEFHPSWHALMELLITAGAHSSPWEQPGPGAQVARAAAYLMFGQVENGSQCPVTMTYACVPALRQSPALAGRWLPKILSRQYDPRALPIDQKRGALVGMGMTEKQGGSDVRSNRTRAEPVLPPEAEAVFGQHSQDVYRLVGHKWFFSAPQSDAHLVLAQTEGEGSAGISCFLVPRFLDDGRLNEVRVQRLKDKLGNRSNASSEVEFAGAYGWLLGKPGRGIPTILEMGSHTRLDCVLGSAGAMRCALTHALHHARQRQAFGRPLAEQPLMQNVLADLALESEAATAFAMRLARCFDHPGDAAETTLGRLLTPAGKYWICKRGPAFGAEAMEVIGGSGYVEESPLARLYRELPVNSIWEGSGNVMCLDLLRAFARSPAAAEALQAELALAGEGNADYVRFTGALLEQLRQPQAEEYGARLLAERIVLAVQAGLLLRHAPAAVSGAFIASRIAREPGGAFGRLPQGVDCAAILERALPVDSART, encoded by the coding sequence ATGAACCAGTTCGACACCCATGAAGTGTTCAATCAGGCGGCAGCCTTCGAAGATATTAATCTTTTCGAGGCGGATATTCCCCTGCAGGAGGCGCTGGCCAGGGAAGGCGCTGGCGCCAGCCGCGCCGGGCTGTCGGAACTGGGCGCAAGGCTGGGCCGGGCCGAGACCCTGGCCCTGGCGCGCATGGCGAACGAGAATGGCCCCGTGCTGCACCGCTTCGACCGGAGCGGTCGCCGCATCGACCAGGTGGAGTTCCATCCCAGCTGGCACGCATTGATGGAACTTCTGATTACAGCGGGCGCGCATTCCTCGCCCTGGGAACAGCCCGGGCCGGGCGCCCAGGTGGCGCGCGCGGCGGCCTACCTGATGTTCGGCCAGGTGGAAAATGGCTCCCAATGTCCCGTGACCATGACCTATGCCTGCGTGCCCGCATTGCGCCAATCGCCCGCGCTGGCGGGACGCTGGCTGCCCAAGATTCTCTCCCGCCAATACGACCCCCGCGCGCTGCCCATCGACCAGAAGCGCGGAGCTCTCGTGGGCATGGGCATGACCGAGAAGCAGGGCGGTTCGGATGTGCGCAGCAACCGCACCCGCGCCGAACCCGTGCTGCCCCCGGAAGCGGAGGCCGTGTTCGGCCAGCATTCGCAGGACGTCTACCGGCTGGTGGGCCACAAGTGGTTCTTCTCCGCGCCGCAGAGCGACGCCCATCTCGTACTGGCCCAGACGGAAGGCGAGGGCAGCGCAGGCATCTCCTGCTTCCTCGTGCCGCGCTTCCTGGACGACGGCCGCCTGAACGAAGTGCGCGTGCAGCGCCTGAAGGACAAGCTGGGCAACCGCTCCAATGCCTCCTCGGAGGTGGAATTCGCGGGCGCCTACGGCTGGCTGCTCGGGAAGCCGGGGCGCGGCATTCCCACCATCCTGGAAATGGGCAGCCATACGCGGCTGGACTGCGTTCTGGGCAGCGCAGGCGCCATGCGCTGCGCCCTGACGCACGCCCTGCATCACGCGCGCCAGCGCCAGGCCTTCGGCAGGCCGCTCGCCGAACAGCCCCTGATGCAGAACGTGCTGGCCGACCTGGCCCTCGAATCCGAGGCCGCCACGGCCTTCGCCATGCGCCTGGCGCGCTGCTTCGACCATCCCGGGGACGCCGCCGAAACGACGCTGGGCCGCCTGCTCACGCCCGCAGGCAAGTACTGGATCTGCAAGCGCGGACCGGCCTTCGGCGCCGAAGCCATGGAGGTGATCGGCGGCAGCGGCTATGTGGAAGAGAGCCCGCTGGCGCGCCTGTACCGCGAGCTGCCGGTCAATTCGATCTGGGAGGGCTCGGGCAACGTGATGTGCCTGGACCTGCTGCGCGCCTTCGCCCGCTCGCCCGCCGCTGCCGAGGCCCTGCAGGCGGAACTGGCGCTGGCCGGGGAGGGCAATGCGGACTATGTGCGCTTCACGGGCGCGCTGCTGGAGCAGCTGCGCCAGCCCCAGGCCGAGGAATACGGGGCGCGGCTGCTGGCGGAGCGCATCGTGCTGGCGGTACAGGCGGGGCTGCTCCTGCGCCACGCCCCGGCTGCCGTGAGCGGGGCATTCATCGCCTCCCGTATCGCGCGGGAACCGGGCGGCGCCTTCGGCCGCCTGCCCCAGGGCGTGGACTGCGCGGCCATTCTGGAACGGGCGCTGCCAGTGGACAGCGCTCGCACTTGA
- the upp gene encoding uracil phosphoribosyltransferase, which translates to MKQDPRFPNLFITDHPLIQHKLSHMRDKGTSTRTFRELLKEITQLMGYEITRDLPLTTRQIETPLQTIDAPVIAGKKLAVVPILRAGIGMSDGLLNLVPSARVGHIGVFRDPETHQPVEYLVRLPDLVDRTFILCDPMVATGNSAVHAVDVLKSRGVSDEQIIFLALVAAPEGIEVFQKSHPNVKIYCASLDSHLNDHAYIMPGLGDAGDRIFGTK; encoded by the coding sequence ATGAAACAAGATCCGCGCTTCCCCAATCTTTTCATCACCGACCATCCGCTGATCCAGCACAAGCTGAGCCACATGCGCGACAAGGGCACCTCGACCCGCACCTTCCGCGAGCTGCTGAAGGAAATCACGCAGCTGATGGGCTATGAAATCACCCGCGACCTGCCGCTGACCACCCGCCAGATCGAGACGCCGCTGCAGACCATCGACGCTCCCGTCATCGCGGGCAAGAAGCTGGCGGTGGTGCCCATCCTGCGCGCGGGCATCGGCATGAGCGACGGCCTGCTGAACCTCGTGCCGTCGGCGCGCGTGGGCCATATCGGCGTGTTCCGCGATCCCGAAACCCACCAGCCGGTGGAATACCTGGTGCGCCTGCCCGACCTGGTGGACCGCACCTTCATCCTGTGCGACCCGATGGTCGCTACCGGCAATTCGGCCGTGCACGCCGTGGATGTGCTGAAAAGCCGCGGCGTGAGCGACGAACAGATCATCTTCCTGGCCCTGGTGGCCGCGCCGGAAGGCATTGAGGTGTTCCAGAAGTCGCACCCGAATGTGAAGATCTACTGCGCTTCGCTCGATTCGCACCTGAACGACCACGCCTACATCATGCCCGGCCTGGGCGACGCGGGCGACCGCATCTTCGGCACCAAGTAA
- a CDS encoding Hpt domain-containing protein: MATPVDPAYRERLKALADKYAAALPERLDAVDRALAAVLAEGAGQPQLEALHHSLHTIAGSAGSFGFRLLGEQARQLEQQVRAMLEQGASWDGAEGEIGRFLEWARRDPISATHPAHD, translated from the coding sequence ATGGCCACACCGGTCGACCCGGCCTACCGGGAGCGTTTGAAGGCGCTGGCGGACAAGTATGCCGCCGCGCTGCCCGAGCGCCTGGATGCCGTCGACAGGGCCCTGGCTGCAGTACTGGCCGAGGGAGCCGGACAGCCCCAGCTCGAGGCCCTGCACCACAGCCTGCACACCATTGCCGGTTCGGCCGGCTCCTTTGGGTTCAGGCTGCTCGGCGAGCAGGCGCGGCAGCTGGAACAGCAGGTGCGCGCCATGCTGGAGCAGGGCGCCTCCTGGGACGGCGCCGAGGGCGAAATCGGCCGTTTTCTCGAGTGGGCCCGCCGCGATCCCATTTCCGCAACACACCCCGCGCACGATTGA